A section of the Microbacterium sp. MM2322 genome encodes:
- the rplA gene encoding 50S ribosomal protein L1, producing MAKSKAYEAAAAKIDRSTFYSSEQAVALAKETGSAKFDSTVEVALKLAVDPRKADQMVRGTVILPHGTGKTARVIVFATGPAAEAALAAGADEVGGAELIEKVAGGYTAFDSAVSTPELMGQVGRLGKVLGPRGLMPNPKTGTVTPNPAKAVEEIKGGKIEFRVDKHANVHFVVGKASFSEDQLNENFNAALEEIVRLKPSSAKGRYIQKGAISTTFGPGIPLDVNALV from the coding sequence ATGGCTAAGTCCAAGGCTTACGAAGCAGCAGCGGCGAAGATCGACCGCTCCACGTTCTACTCCTCCGAGCAGGCTGTCGCCCTCGCCAAGGAGACCGGTTCGGCGAAGTTCGACTCGACCGTCGAGGTCGCGCTGAAGCTCGCCGTCGACCCGCGCAAGGCAGACCAGATGGTCCGTGGCACGGTCATCCTGCCCCACGGCACCGGCAAGACCGCCCGCGTCATCGTGTTCGCGACCGGTCCCGCCGCTGAAGCTGCTCTCGCCGCTGGTGCGGACGAGGTCGGTGGCGCCGAGCTCATCGAGAAGGTCGCCGGTGGCTACACCGCGTTCGACTCGGCTGTCTCGACCCCCGAGCTCATGGGCCAGGTCGGGCGCCTCGGAAAGGTCCTCGGACCCCGCGGCCTCATGCCGAACCCGAAGACCGGCACCGTGACCCCCAACCCGGCCAAGGCCGTCGAGGAGATCAAGGGCGGAAAGATCGAGTTCCGCGTCGACAAGCACGCCAACGTGCACTTCGTCGTCGGCAAGGCGTCCTTCTCGGAGGACCAGCTGAACGAGAACTTCAACGCCGCTCTCGAAGAGATCGTGCGCCTGAAGCCCTCGAGCGCGAAGGGCCGTTACATCCAGAAGGGCGCCATCTCGACCACGTTCGGTCCTGGCATCCCGCTGGACGTCAACGCTCTCGTCTGA